CCCGAGGAAGGGGCAAAGCGCGAGGCGTTTGAAGCCATGCGCGCCGAGGTGCAGCAGCTGCGTCAGGATGCGTCCCATGCACGCGCCGCGTTTGACGGGCTGGCCCGCGAAGTGCAGCAGCGCAAGCAGCGTCTTGGCGCCATCGCCCAGGAGCGCACGCGCTGGCAGGGCCGCCTTGAAACAGCGAACAAGCAGATCGAGACGCTGGAAGAACGCCTGGCGTCGACCCGCGCGGAGCGTGAAGCCCTTGAGGGCGTGCCCGCGCAGGTGGAAGAAAAAGCCAAGGCGCTGATGGACAAGCTGTCCGAGGCGGAAACCACCCGCAAGGAAGCCGCCGACGCGCTGGCAACCGCCGAGAATGAGCTGCGCGCGGCGGACACCGCCAACAAGGAAGCCAACGACGCCCTGGCCAAGGCGCGCGAGACCCGGGCGCGCATCGACGCCATGCTGGAAGGCGCGCGCAACCAGGTGGCGGAAGCCGCCCGGCAGATCCAGGAAGCCTTCGAATGCGCCCCGGCACAGGTGCTGGCCGCCGGTGAGATCAGCGCCGACGAGGAACTGCCGCCGCTTGAGGACGTGGAGCGCAAGCTTGAACGCTACAAGCGCGAGCGCGAGAACATGGGCGCGGTCAATCTGCGTGCCGAGGAAGAAAGCCGCGAGGCAGAAGAGCAGCTTGAGTCCATGCAGAATGAGCGTGGCGATCTCGAGCAGGCCATTGCCAAGCTGCGCCAGGGCATCGGCAGCCTCAACAAGGAAGGCCGCCAGCGCCTGCTGGATGCCTTCGGCACGGTGAACGACAATTTCAGCCGCCTGTTCACCCGCCTGTTCGGCGGCGGCACCGCGCATCTGGAACTCGTGGAATCAGATGATCCGCTGGAAGCAGGGCTCGAGATCTTCGCCCGCCCGCCGGGCAAGCGTCTTACCACCCTGTCGCTGCTGTCCGGTGGCGAGCAGGCGCTGACGGCCATGTCGCTGGTGTTTGCGGTGTTCCTGACCAACCCGTCGCCGATCTGTGTGCTCGACGAGGTGGACGCCCCGCTCGATGACGCCAATGTGGAGCGCTTCTGCAAGCTGCTCGAGGACATGCGCACCGAGACTGAAACCCGCTTCCTGGTGATCACCCACCATCCGCTGACCATGGCCAACATGGACCGGCTGTTCGGGGTCACCATGGCGGAGCCGGGCGTCAGTCAGCTTGTGTCGGTCGACCTTGCAGGCGCTGAAGCTATCCGCGAAGCCGGCTAGACTGGGGTTGTCTGGGGCAAGGCTGGACGAAGCAGACCAAAGACTGTCACGCTTCCCGGATCAAGGGAGGCAATCATGGTGGCAGAGAAGAAGTCTGACGACATCTATGTGGAGTTGCCCGACGGTCTCAACCGGGCTCAGGTCATGGCCGCGGTTGAGCGTGCGGCCGCATCGGTGGGGATCTACATCTCCCATATCGGTGGATACTCCCGGAAAAAGTACCCCGGCTCGGTGCATTGGCACTTCAAACGCACACCCAAGGAACGCGGGCTGATTGATGCAACCTACTGGGATGTGAAGCAGCTGTTCTGGCTGATGATCCGTCACCGCGAGCCGCAATGGGTCCACAGCATGGCCCCGCGCCTGCGACGGGCATTGGCAAAGGAATTTGCAGCACCGGTCGGCTGAGTGTTGCTCCGTCCATCCCCCGCAATGAATTGGGAAACAATGCCAAGTCTCAACCTGTCCTCGGTCATCGCCTGCCCGCCGCGCCGTGTCTTCACGACGGTGGCGCATCTGGGCGAGTTCGCTGCTGCCGTCCCCAGCATTACCCGCGCCTCCTGCCTCGGCACCACGGAGGAAGGCGTCGGCGCGCGCTGGGAAGTCTTTCGCGAAATCAGCGGTGTCGAGCGTTCGACGGTGTTCGAGGTTGTGGAATACGAGCCGGACAGCTGGGTGCGTATTGTCTCCGAGGCGGGCGGCGCCACCTGGGACGCGGGCTTCGAGGTGACGCCTGACGGTCGCAGGACGGCCCTTGCCCTGTCGCTGGAGGCACGGGCGAAGGGCATCGCGGCCCGCATGAGCCTGCCGGTGATCCTCGGCGCTGCAAAGGGTGCCTTCGCCAAGGACCTGGACGCGGTGAAAAGGCACTGCGAGAGCGCCAAATAGGGCTTTCAGGCCAGTATTTTCAACATTTTGCGGGGGCAGAATCCCTTTCCTGCCGCAATGCAGCAGCCGCGTGCTGAGATGCCGCCTGCGACTCTTTGGCCACCCGCTTTTTTTGCAATGAAATCAATCGGTTAAATGCTCCCCAGCCTTGCTTGACAGGGGGTTGGGGCGAAACTATGGTGC
The sequence above is drawn from the Pyruvatibacter mobilis genome and encodes:
- a CDS encoding SRPBCC family protein, translated to MPSLNLSSVIACPPRRVFTTVAHLGEFAAAVPSITRASCLGTTEEGVGARWEVFREISGVERSTVFEVVEYEPDSWVRIVSEAGGATWDAGFEVTPDGRRTALALSLEARAKGIAARMSLPVILGAAKGAFAKDLDAVKRHCESAK